The genomic stretch agtaattcctttttattttattttacaagagTATAGGTTGgaaaacctatttttttctttcattttgttttgttcaatttttatggcattatatataaaatcagtaaCACTGGTTATCATATGTCAATCAAAAACTGATTGGCAGTTATCCCtagcttatctttttttaaattttttgcttacTTTactttttccatgtatttttttttaattgaagtatagttgatttacaatgtcttattagtttcagtgtacagcacagtgattcagatatatatatgtgtatatatatgtacacatatatatgtatatatatacacatatatatacatatatatgtgtacatatatataaattctttttcagattcttttcccttataggttattacaaaatattgagtatagttccctgtgctatacagtaggtccttgtttgttatctattttatgtaagtagtgtatatatgttaatcacaacctcctaatttatccctcccccgcccaaCCAGTCACTTTTGAAGGCTACTTGGGAACCAACtcaaaatcttgaaaattatgaaatttgaaaattgaCAAGCTAAAGAGAGAATTAAGTATTTATGCTGACTTACACCATCTGTACCTCTGGGTAACCACATAGATGAGGGGAAATTTCTCTTTACAGACCTATTCCAAAAGTCAATGAAGAAGTGGCAGATTTGACTATCACCACTTTGTAACTCTTAATGGATTATGAATCTAGGTGATGCTTATTGGCAGACACTACCACCACGAGTGAGAAATGTGCTGACATTACCTGCCTCCTGGGGTTATGTACACGATATCGCCTATGAAGTgtccagtccagtggttaagactccgcccttctACCGCAGGGGGAGTTTGAttcttggtcggggaactaagatcccgcatgccgcatggccagccaaaaaaaaagcgggggggtggggtgcgataaattgggagattgggattgacatactcacactactgtatacaaaatagataactaataaggacctactgtatagcacagggaactctactcaatactctgtaatgacctatatgggaacagaatctaaaaaaaagagtggctatatgtgtatgtataactgattcactttgctgtacagcagaaactaacacaacattgtaaatcaacttacttcaataaaaattaattaaaaagattaaaaatttaaaaaaatttttaaagaaaaaaaaaaaaaaggcaagaaaacaaagaGATCAAAGGGggagaatggggcttccctggtggcgcagtggttgagaatctgcctgccaatgcaggggacacgggtttgagccctggtctgggaagatcccacacgctgcagagcaacttaggcccgtgagccacaactactgagcctgcgcgtcaggagcctgtgctccgcaacaagagaggccgccatagtgagaggcccgcgcgctgcgatgaagagtggcccctgctcgccgcaactagagaaagccctcacacagaaacgaagacccaacacagccaaaaataaataaataaataaataaataaataaataaaataaaggaattcctttaaaaaaaaaaggggggggggagaatGTATAAGCTAAATGAGACCAAAGAGAAGCATCAACCAATTGAAACCAGAGGACTATGATTCAAATAAATCATTAACAAATTATAAGACAATCAGGAAATGTGAACACTGGCTAGCTATTTGACGATATTAAGGAATTGCTGCTCATTTCTTTAGGCAGCATGATAGTATTGAGgttattatgtttaaaaaaattctttgtattttagagatacatactgaaatatttatagctGGAGTGTCTGGGATTTGCAAACAGGAGGGGAATAGTGTGAAATTAGATGGGCTGAAGTTGGGTGATGGGCCTATGGGAGTTCATTATTAGACTATTCTGTCCACTTttatgtgtttgaatttttccataaaaatttttgtATGCTTCTTCCTAGTCTTTTATCTGGGCATCTTCTCAATTTATTAGGGCTTTCTGGctcatggtaggcactcaataaacattgggTAAGGCCTCATAGCTTAGTGGTTACAAACCCAGCTCTGGAATTGAAACCTGCTTGCTTCTTACTAATTGTGGGACCCTTCCTGGGTGAGTCACTCACTTCTGTTCCCCTAAATCTCTAAATCGGGGCTAGTAAATTATGCCTAcctcctagggctgttgtaaatagtaaACAAATTATGACTTgtaagagttgtttttttaattaatttatttatttttggctgcgttgggtgttcgttgttgcccgtgggctttctccagttgcggcgagcaggggctactctttgttgtggctcacgggcccctcattgcagtggtttctctagttgtggagcacgggctctaggtgcgtgggcttcactagttgtggctcacgggctctagagcgcaggctcagtagttgtggcacacgggcttagttgctccgcagcatgtgagatcttcccggaccagggctcgaacccgtgtcccttgcattggcaggcggattcttaaccactgtgccaccagggaagtccaaaacttatttttgtgtgtgtgtgtggaatcaTGTTCTTATCTtttatgtatcataatttatttaggttaacacagttcctcaaaaaattaaacacagaagtaccatgtgattcagcaattccacttctgggtatcgacccaaaagaaataaaatcaggaacTCAAACATATTTGCATACTCGTTCATAGCAGCGTGATTCACGATaaccaaaagatggaagcaacccaagtgcccatcaacagatgaatggatacacaagaAATGgaatatccacacaatggaatattattcagccttaaaaaggaaggagagccTGACatctgctacaacatggatgatcctTGAGGACATGATGTTCAGTGAATGAAGTCAGTCacgaaaggacaaatattgtctgattccacttataggaggtCGCTAGAAGAGTCagtttcatagagacagaaagttgaatGGTGGCTgacagaggctggaggagggaggatgcggagttagtgtttaacggggacagagtttcagttttgcaagatgaagagttctggagatggatggtgcaGATGCTTGTACAACAATATGATACTTAacgtcactgaactgtacacttaaatagttaagatggtaagttttatgttatgtatattttatggtttattttaccatttaagaaaaagacttaagaacagtgcctggggcttctctggtggtgcagtggttaagaatccgcctgccaatgcaggggacacaggtttgatccctggtccaggaagatcccacatgctgcggagcaactaagcccgtgcgccacaacaactgagtctgctctctagagcccgtgagccgcaactactgaagctcgtgcgcctagagcccatgctccgcaacaagagaagccaccgcaatgagaagcccccactcaccacaagagaaagcccgcgtgcagcagtgaagacccaacacagccaaaaataaataaaataaataaatttatatttaaaaaaaaaataaagaatagtgcctggcacagagagaaCACGCTGTGCTTAGTAAATCACTGAACGTAGAGTAATTGAAATAACATCGCTGTACTGTGATCCCCCAAGGGCACAGGGTCACATCATTCTTGTTCTCAGGTATGTGCCCCAGGGCTGGCCAATCACAGAGGctccagaaagatttttttttttttttgggccacgctGTGGGGCAtccgggatcttagttccccccaccagggatggaacccgtgccccctgcagtggaagcgcagagtcctaaccactggactaccagggaagtcccagatttcaTCTTCTGACTGATTGAAACCCTTCAGCGTGCCTCACCACTTTTCCTAGCCCTCCCGACCCCTCCTTCCACCATCCGCCCTCTCCACGTCCTGCCCCGTCCAAACCCAGGGGAGTCAGCGCCCCCAAGGGCTGTTATGAACGCCCCCCACCAGAcccccagctctcccaccaacGGCCTTGGCCCAGGATACCCCTTTGGCCTGGACCACGCACCCTGACTTACTCCACCGCCCCTGTCGGAACAGCCCCCGTGGCTCTGAGCTTCTCGGGAGAGGGGTGTCTGGGCTCGCCCATCCCTCCAGGCAGGGCAGCCAGAGCCTGGAGGGCGTGCATCCCCCTCTCTGGTGACTCTCCTAGGGGTCAAGGGCACAAGTGGCTTTAGCCAGAGGCTGGAGCTTCTAGAACAGCTGCCGGCACTCAGGTGAGAGGAAGCACACGTTGGGTCATGTGATCAGGGCAGGGTAGGGTGGAGGGCCCATATAGGCCTGGGGGGATGGCTATATGCCTCCTCTGCAGTGGCAAGTGGCCCTCAAGCCAGCCCTGCCACCCGGACCAGCGGGAGAAGCTGGGTCCTGAGGAGAGGCAGAGCAACAGTTGCCCCCCCAACCTGCGCGCTTCTCCTCTATCACCAGTGTCCCCCCAGTGGGCCCTCCTCAAAGGTCAGTCTGGGAtggagggagctggggtgggtCTGGCATCGCCAACCTCCCTGGGCAAGGTGACAGGTCAGGTGGTGGCTAGGTGGGTGGGCAGTGGATGAAAGCAGTGAACCCCAACTCGGGGGCTGAGAACACGGAGCAGCGGGCACAGCCCACCCCTTCCCAAGGGGCACCCTCCGGTCTTAGGGCTGCTGTCCTAGAGCCAGGGAGTTTAACTGCCCAACCCCTCgccttcccttcctccccgccACACGGGCAGCAAGAAGCAGGTCCACCCCACCACACCCTCACCCGCCCCAAGCCCCCCGTGGTCAGCTCAGGGTGCTCCGCGTTGTcctgggcggggggcggggctggggctgagCCAGGGTGGTTGGAGCTTGCAGCGAGGGACCCTGGCTCAGGAGCGCCGCCTGgtggagagaaagaagacaaaggcGCAGCGGCAGGTTTCTGTACAGGAAGTCGGATTATACATTTTAGTAACCGGGCGAGAGAAATGAGGCATCGGGGCAACAGTGCAGGGGCCACAGGAAGAATAAGAGATCGAGAGCTAGGGTTTGGCATAAATCTTACAAAGTGTATAAAGAATCTGTGTTTCtctacaataacaaaaaaaccaaaggcTACAAGAGCGGTTGTATATACAAAACACGGAGATATTGCTTCACTTGCAAACAGGTTCCTGACCAGACAGGGAGACAAGACAGAGAgaagggcacagggagggggtggtgggtggagagCGCGCCGCGTGCAAAAAGGAGGGTGAGGTGGGGAAAGGGTCTTCTCCCAGCATAAATCTACAGGCAGGAGCTGGAATCCCGCACGCACGGGAGAGGTCGAAGGCATGTGCGCTGCTGGCTGTGCGTGGGGGAGCGGGATGCCGAGAGCCAAGAGTGTCCGTCTGCCCGGCCCCTGGCGCCTTGCTCTTCGGGCTTCAGCCTGGAATGGGGTTCTGGGTGGGGACCAGGGGCCAGCTGGGCCAGCTGGCCAGAGAGGGAGGGCGGCAATTGCTCCCCGGTGGCTACCGTGGAAAACTGGAGAAGCCTGCTCGGCGTGCCCATCCTCTTGGCCTCTGGCCGGCCCGGTCCATCCTGccaccctccccgccccgctGAGATGCCCACTGGGACCCAAGGAGAGCAGGTGCAGCAGCCGGGGCTTCTAGCTTTCCTTGGGCGGGACAGGAGATGCCGCTCAACTCCTGTTCTTCGTGCGGAGCTCGATGGGAGGGCAGgagccagtcacagaagggcggagggggtgggcggggaggacAGGGCAGTGAGGGGTGGGCGGAGGACAAGGACGTGCACGCACGCTGAGACCAGGCGCGGGGCGGTCACAGGTTCTGGCAGCACTGCAGCTTGTTGGGTTTCTGTCCGTCGGTGGTGGGTGGCACGCTGATGTCCACCACGTTGTTTCCGGGGGACTCGTCGTGCGCTGCGCGGTCCGCGATCTGCTTCTGTGACACGATGCGGTAGATCTCTGCGGTGGGCGGGGAGAACGACACACGGTGAATGCACTGTGTGCCCCCAATCTCGGTTACCTCCCCCTCCCACAGGACTCATCTGGATGTCACCTCCTCACGGTAGCGCCCTGGATGCTGAGTTGGAACCCCTTCCAAAGGCTCCCACTGTGCCCTGTGCACCCCCATCACGTCAGGGGTAGCCATGCCATGGGCTGGGCTCCTGGAGGCTCCCTGCCCATCCCCAATGCTGGCTGTGTACTCAGCAAGGGAAGGACCCATATCTGTTCGCAGATGTTAAttcccagcccaggcctctcaTTCTTTAAGATCAGAGGCCCTCCTCCCTCAGGAGAAACTCCCAGAAGCCCAGGGGCTCTGGGACCCTGAGGTCACCTGCCTCCCCAGCTGACCCTGTGGGCTATTCTTTAGTGAAGCCATGGCAGGGCCCGTCTACGGGAGCTGGGCTGAGAGGGTCTCTGTGCCCTGAGTGCCAGCAGGGGTGGGATCTGGCCTCACACTGTGGAGGGTGCCCTGTTTGTCCTCGTGTCCAGACTGAACAGCAGTTTTAAGGAAGGAAGGTTCAGGGGCTACGTTCTGGAGCACGTGACCCGTGTGGCTGGTGCCCTTCCCACGCCCACCCTCTGTGATCCCACCTGGGCCCTGTGACCACCTGTGAGAATGTTCTTGAAAGCTTCCTCTACGTTGGTGGAATCCAAGGCTGAGGTCTCAATGAAGGACAAGTTGTTCTTTTCTGAAAGAGAGAATATTTGCCCAGGTGAGTCCGCTGCTGGAGGGGGGGCAGGGTGGTCCCCTATACCCTCCTCTTGGGGACCTTGGCTGCCTGTCTGCTCACCTGGCCCAGGAAATGAAGGGCTGGGGCCGAAGGGGTAGGACTGAGATGCCCACCCCTGCAGCCATGGGCACGGCCAGGGAAGATGCACCTGGTGCAGGGGAGCTGCCTGCATTCCAGATGCTTCTCGGATGCTTCAGTCAGAGTCTCGCTCTCAGGAGTGTGGCACCTAGAGGCCCTGGCCAGAGCAGATGGCCCGGAGCGACACCTAGCAGCCCTCTGGCCACGCCCTCTGGCCCGGCGTGCGCTCACCTGCGAAGGCGCGGGCCTCATCCGTGGGCACGGCCCGCAGGTGGCGCAGGTCGCTCTTGTTGCCCACCAGCATGATGACGATGTTGCTGTCGGCGTGGTCCCGCAGCTCCTTCAGCCAGCGCTCCACGTTCTCGTAGGTCAGGTGCTTGGCGATGTCATACACCAGCAGCGCGCCCACTGCACCACGGTAGTACCTGCAGGGACGGGGGCAGGGCCCAGGCGTGAGCCGAGCCAGCGTCCCTGGGGGCCCCCCAGGCTCTGTGGGCAGTGGCTCCTTGGCCCGAGGGGTGGCCATCAGGGCCTCGAGGGAGGGGTGCGTGTCCTCAGGCCCCGGCTCCACTCCCCAGATTCAGCTCAGGAATGGGGAGGCCTAAGGAGGGAGTTTGGGATCTGGGGTCAGAAGACACCCACGGGGTCAGCCAccaaaagggaaggaggaaaacagTGACTATGCAGGGAAAGGGCAGAAGCTCTAATGCCTGCCGTGGCCCTGCCCGCCCAGAGCACCAAGGAGACGGATGGACACACATCCACTCCAAGGGATCAAGGAGCCGAGAAGGTGACCAGGCCTCGGTGGAGGGATTCCAGAAGACAGCAAGTGACTGACAGGGAATGGCCAGGAGTTGGGAGGGTCAGGGAAGAGGCAGTCGAGGGGATCCTGATGGTGGGGTGGCCACAGGAGGGccagggaggccagggctgcaCCTGGAAAAGGAAGGCTGGGAACATGGCTGGGCAGGGCGGGCCGAGCAGGCAGGCTGGGGAGCGGGCAGAGCCTGATAACAGCCCTCACGGTGTAGCCAGCACCCGGCGACACTGCAGTGCCTCAATGGGACGCCAGGGGTCAGAGGGGCTGTGGGACATGCCCACCTGGGGTCACAGCCTGACCAAGCCTGGGCACTGGCCTTTCAGAGggtcccacagctcctgggggtGTCTTGTCCCTCCACCCTGCACCCCCTGCTCTCGGGTCTGtgctctccccttcccctgcacCCCCCAGCCCAACTCCTACCCATCTCTTGGGGCCCAcggcctccccagccctgccactcacGCCGAGGTGATGGCGCGGTAGCGCTCCTGGCCGGCGGTGTCCCAGATCTGCGCCTTGATGGTCTTGCCGTCCACCTGGATGCTGCGGGTGGCGAACTCCACGCCGATGGTGCTCTTGCTCTCCAGGTTGAACTCGTTGCGGGTGAAGCGCGACAGCAGGTTGCTCTTCCCCACGCCCGAGTCCCCGATGAGCACCACtttgggggcggggagagatACGAGTGAGCCTCCCTGGGTCAGAGGGGGGCAGTGGCCCCGAGccaagaccccacatgctgcccACGTCCACCCACAGAACCTTCACAGGGGCGCCCCGGGTGCTGCAGACACGCGACAGCCAGGGACGGGGCAGAGTCAGAGCTGTCCTGGGGCCCCTGGCCCGAGGCACCACGTTTCCTGGTACAGGAGCGAATAGGGTCCTTCAGAGAAGGGCTGCCCCTACTCTGATGGGACACAGGGATCCATGCATCCCAGCAGAAGGCAGCTTGGGGATCCATCAACTCCCAAACCTCCATGGCAGCCTGGTGACCTGGGCAGCCAGGCATGCCTGAGAAAGCCCCagggctgggtgaccttgggcaagtcacttaacgtCTCTGGGCTGCCTTTTCCACAGGTGTGAAAAGGGAGACAGTAACAAGAGCCACCTCGGGGAGGGGGACACGGGAATGCCTGGGATCAGAACTCAGCCAGATCCCGTATGCTaagacggggtgggggtgggggggtcagaTCATCCTGCAGGGAGGTGGGAACAAGGGCCCTCCTGAGCAGcgcagggcagagcagggcaggcaTAGGCGGgtctttccctccatccctccctttaTTGAGCTTCCTGCCCCCACCTGTAGAAGCCCTGCCTCTAGGGGCCCAGCCACTCCAAGCTCTAGGCTGGAGGGTCCTGGGGGGGCCTGGGCCTGGAGGGCTGTGCTCAGACCCAGGACACATTGGGGACTCGTGTCAGTGTGTGCATAGGTGTGTGTGCGGCGCAGAAGAAACAGCCTTTCTTTCCGGACGCCCCAGCTGGAAACCACAGGGACCTCCAAGTGTGGGCCTTAGGCTCTGGCACCCTAGGGTGGCTCTGGCTCGTGGGGAGCCACGGGGGCTGCAGACTTGGTCACTCAAGGCCCCGATGAAAAGTTTTTCCTTGATGAGAACTTCTATGTCTACGTGTTCAGATTCCTGCTGCTTCTTACGACTTTCACTGCTCCCCGACCCCAGGCCATCATCACTCCCGTCACTCCCGGTTGCTGTGACAGCCCCCTCCCTGGTGCCCGCCCCTACAGTTACTCTCAGCTTCAGCCAACAGGCTGTTTTCCCCTTGGCCGCCAGAGGGTGCCTGTGAGCACCCTGCGTGGGTCCCATCCCTCCTCTGCCTAcagccctccagggctcccacctcCAAAGTCCTCCCGGCAGCCCACAGGGCCGTGCATGACCTGccccgtcccctccctgccctcacctcctccctctctctcccttgctcactctgctccagacacacgGGCCTCCCTGCAACGCTACCccttgcctggaatgttcttccctagGTACCCACCAGGTTCCTGCCCTCATCTCCTCTGTGTGGCCCCTCGGATGACAGCCATCTTCTTCAAACCCCACTCCCAGGACTttgctggcagtccagtggttaagactccgcgcttccactgcagggggcccaggttcgatccctggtcggggaaccagatcccgcatgctgcaactacgagccggcatgccgcaactaaagatcccgcacgccgcaactaagacccggcacagccaaataaataaataaataaatattttttaacccccccccaaaacccACTCCCCCCaacactccccattcccctcccctacGTTTCCCCCAtagctctccccaccctctcacACTCGACAGGTTTcccttatagatttttttttgtcattctgCCTCAAGGGCAGCCATCTCAGACAGTCTGGTTCCCTGCTGTATCCCCAGGACCTGGTGCACTGCCCGGCGCATGGGATGCACCTGATCAATGCCTGTCGAATGAACAAACGCCAAAGTGGTTGGCGGAGCTTCCCAGGCCCACCTCCCCCCTCACTGGAAGATGCCCAGGTCACCATCCTTGGGCCACAAGTAAGGAGGGGGCGGGCCAGGCAGCCCCCAGGACCCAGCACCCTCTCTGGACAGGCTGCTTTAGAGCCAAGAACGACAAGAACAGGAAGAACGTTCCGTGCTGAGAAAGCTCTGGATGTGCCATCACCTCACATatgacccattttacagatgagaaactgaggtgcagataGGGGAATGACCAGCTTAAGGCACATGGTCACCAAGGGTAGAGCTGGGGTCTGAGCCCGTGCATAACTGCAGgctcactcccaccccccaaccaagCTCAGCAAGCagcaacttgcccagggccacccagCTGGAGAGTGGTCCAgcaggatgtgaacccaggttTTCTGGATCCAGGGCTGAGCGCAGGGGTCTGGGttcagcttcctcctctcccaccatCTGGGGTATCCTGAACCCCTAGAGTAGCTAGCAAACTCCTATTTGTCCTTCAAAATCCATGGGTTCAGGCTTCTCCTCTTCTCCCAAACCACCACGTGGCCTAGCCCACAACACCTGTGATGAGTGTCGGGGTCCTCCCCTGACACTGGGGGCACCCAGCATAAGAATGCCAAGTTGACTTCAGAGAAAGGTGGAAAGAGGTGAATGGACATGGGCCTGGGGCTGAGGGCCAAGGGCGCCCAGCCATGCCAGTGGGGCCATGACTGGACTGACCGTAGGGCCCACTGTCCACGCCCTCACCCCGTCACCTCCTGCCCACGGCGGCTACAGGAACCCGGCCAAAGCCAGGGAGGTCTGCACGTAGTTCTCACATCCTCAGGAACAGAACAGGAAATGAGGAGGAGGGTCCTTTTGGGCCCTTGCCTGTATCCTCCCCACCCTCTCactcccttcccagccctgtcCAGCTGTCCAGCCTCGGGGTCTCCTTTGCCACATTGGGGTTCTGCCCTGGCCCAGCCGACCATCTCCTCAGCCCCTCAGGCCAGGCCCAGCCCTAAAGGCTTTGTTACGGAGTTCTCAGGGCCACCCCAGGGACAGATGTTCACATTATCGTGTACAGTTGGAGACACTCAATACAGAGTGACCAAGTTCcctggcccaaggtcacccagtgaGAACAGTGGGGGCCAGAGCAGAACAAGGGCCACCAGCTGCTGCCCGGACAAATGGCGGGAAGGCGGGGCTGCCCCCGCGGTCCCTGGCACGCGGTGCCCAATGCAGAAGTGGCCGGCAGGGCAGCGGCCGGGCTGGTCCCGTGTGCAGGCTGGGAATGAGAATGGCATTGTCCAAGATACAAGTCATCTGTTGTCTCAGGGAAAGAAAGGGCCCTTGAGGACACAGCCCCCAGCATTTCCACAGGAGTTGGTGGCATCACTGGCCAGGACACGGTCCCCCTGGGCACACCACTTGGCTGGCAAAGCAGGCAAGCCCAGTGGGCAAAAACAAAGAGCTGGCACCTCGTGGAAGCCCTTGGTCCTCTGGCCCACCCCACGACAGTGTGGCACATCTGGGGCCCCCATTCTGACACTCAGGTCACCGAGTGGCCATTGGGGGCGCTCGGCTCCCCGACTCCAGGCAGAGCAGGGCTCCACCACTCCgccaggaagcaggccctgcAGATCCCAGGCCCCAGGGACTGGCCGGGGGAGGAAGAGCCAGAGCTATTCCCCGGGGGAATCAGACAGCAGAGGACAGGTGCCCGAAACCGGGGCACAGGCAGGGCCACCATTCATAATGGGGGGAGCTGGTGTGCTTGGGTCCCAGACCAGCCGGCCAGGTGCGAGGCCTGCTCAGGCTGGAGAGCCAGGAGGCTGCCTCGGGAGCACCTGGTGAGCACTGGGGCCGGCCTGTTCCCTGGGAGTGAGTGGCGGGAGCTCTGGGAAGGCCCTGGTGGCCCTCGGGGACCTAGCTGCTCGCACTGTGGCCCCTGCCGCCCAGTCCCTCAGAGAAGAGTTTGGGGCGCCCCCGGGGATTGATCGGCAGGCTGGGAAAATGGCCCTTCGCTGAGAAGGATAAAACGTTAGCAGGATAAATGTGAGGATCTATAATTAGGtacaaataaacaacctcactgctggggtggggggggatgagCAGGGAGGAAAACAAGCCgcatgggggctgggggctgggggcgggggtggaacACCCAGGGGGATCCGCTGGCCTCCGCGGGAGGTCAGGAGAGCCAACCTGTAACGTGGCTGCCAAAAAAAGCAAGTCAGTGGTGGGAAGGCTGGAGAGGGGGGCCAGCCAGGGTCCCACATGAGAGGTGTGGGCCCTCtgtgcccagggcagggccaggggaaGGTGACTGAAgcctgggggaggctgggcaCGGGATGGGGGATGAGAGGATCACAGCCCCCCTCCACTCCTGAAGGACTCCCCGCGCCAGGCGGCAGGGCTGGGGAGATGTGCGGTGAGAATACTGGTCCTTGTCAACCCTTCTGGCACAGCTGTGTCCTGGACACCTCTCTACTGCCTAGGCCTGACCCTCTGCAGGCCACGCGGTCTCAGGAGGGTCTGTGGCGTGCAGTGTATTCACGTTTCAGTCTACCTGCCATATTTATGGCCAGTGATGCCATGGTGGTGGCTTGCCTGCCtgctggcttccttccttccttctatgaGTCAGAAAgaatttccttttcctatttAAGTGAGACAAAAACTGAgtggatttaaaaacaaatattaggggacttccctggtggcgcagtggttaagaatccgcctgccaatgcaggggacacaggttcgagccctggtctgggaagatcccacatgccgcggagcaactaagcccgtgcgtcacaactactgagcccatgtgccacaactactgaagcccacacgcctagagcctgtgctccacaacaagagaagccactgcaatgagaagcacgcgcactgtatcgaagagtagcccccgctcgccgcaactagagaaagtccgcacgtgcacagcaacaaagacgcaacacagacaaaaataaaaaataaatttataaaaacaaacaaacaaatattaaaagataatagAGGGTCCTCCAACAAGGCATTAAGCGTGAAGGTGAGGTCTCAGAGGACCAGTTTGGTAAACGCTGACCTTGTGAGTTACACTTTCTCTTCTGACCTGGCTTGAGACAGTCAGCAGGGCACCTGCTCGACTCAGAAAAGGAGCCCAGT from Balaenoptera musculus isolate JJ_BM4_2016_0621 chromosome 3, mBalMus1.pri.v3, whole genome shotgun sequence encodes the following:
- the RAB11B gene encoding ras-related protein Rab-11B, with protein sequence MGTRDDEYDYLFKVVLIGDSGVGKSNLLSRFTRNEFNLESKSTIGVEFATRSIQVDGKTIKAQIWDTAGQERYRAITSAYYRGAVGALLVYDIAKHLTYENVERWLKELRDHADSNIVIMLVGNKSDLRHLRAVPTDEARAFAEKNNLSFIETSALDSTNVEEAFKNILTEIYRIVSQKQIADRAAHDESPGNNVVDISVPPTTDGQKPNKLQCCQNL